The Vanessa cardui chromosome 9, ilVanCard2.1, whole genome shotgun sequence genome has a window encoding:
- the LOC124532646 gene encoding uncharacterized protein LOC124532646 yields the protein MENQDNHSFPFENADVADDVISLKDLLERRNILLKKKEEIIRKHNDHNQPPLQSDSKPSSDNILQQEQNHDITSEFNTFTTLLSTVPTQRENKITPLELNVNVVEHNDGLDFSSDDSVADPSYVALSDITNLKPLSPENMEWFPEREIEEKSKTNKKKRKGDQKNWKRMKNKRQRMLGEEYIGFKKDGFKFIQNNPKPARIMGPICMSMRCFSGKAMYCSKLTEEVRSEIFKTYWKMSWQEKKMYVSSMVDQIPTTRKTKGSNSRRSDTKKYFLKVNDKKERVCQKTFLETLGIKEWTVRYWLGEKMNKSEFEPEQREVIVKEPKKDLAKKYLIALPKLPSHYCRQSSSKLYLEPIIQSKSQLYRLYVDYSVSRNEPVASRKVFEGALFEENIAIFQPKKDACDQCCAHKAGNISDAQYTKHIELKDLARAEKSSDKEAAQKGNIHAITADLQAVKLCPCLNASALYFKTKLAVHNFTVYNLGNNRVTCYWFDETVCDLKSTTYATLFVDYLTKLIDDDPKDVVIFTDGCTAQNRNNIVSNALLRLAMAKNIVITQKYLEKGHTQMEVDSVHSVIERKLKNREVFLPSQYATITKEARKVPSPYEVITPDFTFFKDFGLKDYLIYESIRPGRGAGDHCVVDIRALRYNPNGTIDYKLHFSHNFTPLPRRPKKILSIDSVPSLYQSRQPITTTKYHHLQELKSVIPRDCHNFYDNLPFK from the coding sequence ATGGAAAATCAAGACAATCATAGTTTTCCTTTTGAAAATGCTGATGTTGCCGACGACGTGATTTCATTGAAAGATCTGTTAGAAAGGCGAAACATTTTACTGAAAAAGAAAGAggaaataataagaaaacataATGACCACAATCAACCACCATTGCAATCAGATTCAAAACCTTCGTCAGATAATATATTACAGCAAGAACAAAATCACGATATAACATccgaatttaatacatttacaacACTTTTAAGTACTGTACCAACacaaagagaaaataaaattactccTCTTGAATTGAATGTTAATGTAGTAGAGCACAATGACGGACTTGATTTTTCGTCTGACGATTCTGTCGCAGATCCTTCTTATGTCGCCCTCTCagatataacaaatttaaagcCTTTATCGCCAGAAAATATGGAATGGTTCCCTGAAAGGGAAATAGAAGAAAAGtcgaaaacaaacaaaaaaaagcgCAAAGGGGATCAAAAAAATTGGAAAAGGATGAAAAATAAGCGACAGAGAATGTTAGGAGAAGAGTACATCGGATTTAAAAAAGATggctttaaatttatacaaaataatcctAAACCAGCACGAATAATGGGTCCAATATGTATGTCAATGCGATGTTTCAGTGGAAAAGCTATGTATTGTTCGAAATTAACAGAAGAAGTCAGGTCAGAAATTTTTAAAACCTATTGGAAAATGAGTTGGCAAGAAAAGAAAATGTACGTATCTTCAATGGTGGATCAGATTCCTACCACCAGGAAAACTAAAGGCTCAAATTCAAGGCGAAGcgataccaaaaaatattttttaaaggtgAATGATAAAAAGGAAAGAGTTTGCCAAAAAACATTTCTGGAAACATTAGGTATAAAAGAATGGACCGTTAGATACTGGCTAGGAGAGAAGATGAATAAAAGTGAATTTGAACCTGAACAAAGAGAAGTAATTGTCAAAGAACCCAAAAAAGATTTagctaaaaaatatttgattgctCTACCGAAGCTGCCGTCTCATTATTGTAGACAATCTTCCTCGAAATTATATTTGGAGCCCATCATACAGTCAAAGTCGCAATTGTATCGTCTTTATGTAGATTACTCAGTTTCAAGAAATGAACCGGTGGCTTCAAGAAAGGTATTTGAAGGTGCTTTATTTGAAGAGAATATCGCAATATTTCAACCAAAAAAAGATGCATGCGACCAGTGTTGCGCTCACAAAGCAGGCAATATATCAGATGCGCAGTATACCAAACATATTGAACTAAAAGACTTAGCCAGAGCTGAAAAAAGTTCTGACAAAGAAGCAGCACAGAAAGGAAATATACATGCAATAACAGCAGATCTTCAGGCTGTAAAACTGTGTCCTTGCCTCAATGCCAGTGccctatattttaaaacaaaactagcCGTGCATAACTTTACAGTCTACAACCTGGGGAATAATAGAGTCACGTGTTACTGGTTCGACGAAACGGTATGCGACTTAAAATCGACTACCTATGCTACATTATTTGTGGACTATTTGACAAAATTAATAGATGATGATCCCAAGGATGTCGTAATATTTACAGATGGCTGTACCGCCCAAAATAGAAACAATATTGTATCGAATGCATTATTGCGTTTAGCTATGGCCAAGAACATAGTGATAACTCAGAAATACTTGGAGAAAGGCCACACGCAGATGGAAGTGGACTCAGTTCACTCTGTGATTGagagaaaattgaaaaatagaGAAGTGTTTTTACCCTCTCAATATGCGACTATTACGAAAGAGGCAAGGAAAGTACCAAGTCCTTATGAAGTTATTACACcagattttactttttttaaagactTCGGTCTTAAAGACTATCTGATTTACGAATCAATCAGGCCTGGTCGTGGGGCGGGTGATCACTGTGTCGTTGACATAAGAGCACTCAGGTATAATCCAAATGGTACAATAGACTATAAGCTCCACTTCTCACATAACTTTACGCCTTTGCCTAGAAGACCAAAGAAAATACTTTCAATAGATAGTGTGCCTTCACTTTATCAATCTAGACAACCAATAACCACCACAAAGTACCATCATCTGCAGGAGCTCAAGAGTGTCATACCAAGAGACTGTCATAACTTTTATGATAACTTgccttttaaataa
- the LOC124532647 gene encoding tyrosine kinase receptor Cad96Ca isoform X2, producing MIVNTMIFVIGLIAGCISLVTSQMPPGFSLPAITHVDRNWFAMSTDPIGSVVTKVHRERTGSRAVTYGLETSGPPTPFKIDPNTGVVTVNDTLKDKENRSYSLWVTAFDGSSIPQRTEVLATITDNTGSRPNVPRPPPFALPSYPTVPLPPKFTRTTHSTTKAAEPFIEEVTVPDITTTTTLKPTEKVENDPHEDKMVESDETKRNSSKIPVVETPIRNDVPLTVIPLVAIGGLVAIVAGVIIFVWKKNGGKKTKTEKDDMLSEETTISKEEPRDEWEFPRHRIRIFNIVGEGAFGQVWRAQAIDIDGKKGEQTVAVKTLKENASEKEKTDLIQELTVMKNLGTHPNVVRLIGCCTEKEPTFVIMEFVSLGKLQQFLRDSRAERHYGNTHGGSQFLTSRDLTHFAFQVARGMDFLSSKGIIHRDLAARNVLITEERTCKVADFGFARDVAGTHVYERKSDGRLPIRWMAPESLYDDIFSVKSDIWSFGVLLWEIVTLGSTPYPGLSAGDVMRKVREGHRLEKPEHCRRELYNIMYYCWEAEPTSRPDFKEVVGMLERLLCTEMDYIELERFPDHSYYNVQHLDGEKL from the exons ATGATTGTAAATACAATGATTTTCGTTATTGGCCTTATAGCAGGATGTATTTCTCTGG tGACGTCACAAATGCCACCAGGCTTCAGCTTGCCTGCGATAACACACGTGGATCGCAACTGGTTCGCGATGTCCACAGATCCCATCGGCTCTGTAGTCACAAAGGTTCATAGAGAACGAACTGGTTCGCGGGCCGTGACATATGGGCTGGAAACAAGTGGACCACCCACCCCTTTCAAAATTGATCCGAACACTGGAGTCGTCACCGTCAATGATACTTTAAAGGATAAG gaAAATCGGTCTTACTCGCTGTGGGTGACTGCTTTCGATGGTTCTTCAATCCCACAGAGAACAGAGGTCTTAGCTACAATAACAGATAATACTGGCTCAAGGCCAAACGTACCTCGTCCACCGCCATTCGCTCTACCTAGCTACCCAACCGTACCACTACCACCAAAGTTTACTAGAACTACGCACAGCACAACCAAAGCCGCAGAACCATTTATTGAAGAAGTAACAGTACCTGATATAACAACGACTACTACTTTGAAACCAACTGAAAAAGTTGAAAATGATCCGCATGAAGATAAAATGGTCGAATCTGATGAGACGAAACGTAACAGTTCAAAAATACCAGTTGTAGAAACTCCCATCAGGAATGACGTTCCATTAACAGTCATACCTCTTGTGGCAATCGGTGGACTGGTGGCAATTGTAGCTGgagttataatatttgtttggaAAAAGAACGGCGGAAAGAAGACAAAAACCGAAAAAGATGATATG ctCTCCGAAGAAACTACAATAAGTAAAGAAGAGCCTCGCGATGAATGGGAGTTCCCAAGGCATCGAATAAGGATATTCAATATTGTCGGCGAAGGCGCCTTCGGCCAAGTCTGGCGCGCTCAGGCTATTGATATTGATG GCAAGAAAGGCGAGCAGACAGTTGCCGTGAAAACGCTCAAAGAAAACGCATCGGAAAAAGAAAAAACTGATTTAATACAAGAATTAACTGTCATGAAGAATTTAGGAACGCATCCCAATGTCGTCAGACTTATAGGATGCTGTACGGAAAAG GAACCGACGTTCGTGATAATGGAGTTCGTCAGCCTGGGTAAGCTGCAGCAGTTCCTCCGTGACTCCAGGGCTGAGCGCCACTATGGAAACACGCACGGAGGCAGCCAGTTCCTCACATCACGGGACCTGACCCACTTTGCTTTTCAAGTTGCTAGAGGAATGGACTTCTTGAGCTCGAAAGGG ATAATACACAGAGATCTAGCGGCTCGAAACGTTCTCATCACGGAAGAGAGAACGTGTAAAGTGGCGGATTTCGGCTTCGCGAGGGACGTGGCCGGTACTCATGTTTATGAACGTAAGAGCGATGGACGCCTACCAATCAG atggaTGGCACCAGAATCTTTATACGATGATATCTTCAGTGTAAAGTCTGACATTTGGAGTTTCGGTGTACTACTCTGGGAAATCGTTACGCTTGGGTCGACACCTTACCCGGGATTATCAGCAGGAGATGTCATGAGAAAg GTAAGAGAAGGCCATCGCTTAGAAAAGCCGGAACACTGTCGTCGGGAACTCTACAATATTATGTACTACTGCTGGGAGGCGGAACCAACATCACGTCCGGACTTCAAGGAAGTAGTGGGCATGTTGGAACGGCTGCTCTGCACAGAAATGGACTATATCGAACTGGAACGCTTCCCCGATCACTCGTATTACAACGTACAGCATCTGGACGGAGAGAAACTATAA
- the LOC124532647 gene encoding tyrosine kinase receptor Cad96Ca isoform X1, whose product MIVNTMIFVIGLIAGCISLVTSQMPPGFSLPAITHVDRNWFAMSTDPIGSVVTKVHRERTGSRAVTYGLETSGPPTPFKIDPNTGVVTVNDTLKDKENRSYSLWVTAFDGSSIPQRTEVLATITDNTGSRPNVPRPPPFALPSYPTVPLPPKFTRTTHSTTKAAEPFIEEVTVPDITTTTTLKPTEKVENDPHEDKMVESDETKRNSSKIPVVETPIRNDVPLTVIPLVAIGGLVAIVAGVIIFVWKKNGGKKTKTEKDDMSKDSSGIVLQDSHALNMWDRPRAYSNRYESWDNNHLQLSEETTISKEEPRDEWEFPRHRIRIFNIVGEGAFGQVWRAQAIDIDGKKGEQTVAVKTLKENASEKEKTDLIQELTVMKNLGTHPNVVRLIGCCTEKEPTFVIMEFVSLGKLQQFLRDSRAERHYGNTHGGSQFLTSRDLTHFAFQVARGMDFLSSKGIIHRDLAARNVLITEERTCKVADFGFARDVAGTHVYERKSDGRLPIRWMAPESLYDDIFSVKSDIWSFGVLLWEIVTLGSTPYPGLSAGDVMRKVREGHRLEKPEHCRRELYNIMYYCWEAEPTSRPDFKEVVGMLERLLCTEMDYIELERFPDHSYYNVQHLDGEKL is encoded by the exons ATGATTGTAAATACAATGATTTTCGTTATTGGCCTTATAGCAGGATGTATTTCTCTGG tGACGTCACAAATGCCACCAGGCTTCAGCTTGCCTGCGATAACACACGTGGATCGCAACTGGTTCGCGATGTCCACAGATCCCATCGGCTCTGTAGTCACAAAGGTTCATAGAGAACGAACTGGTTCGCGGGCCGTGACATATGGGCTGGAAACAAGTGGACCACCCACCCCTTTCAAAATTGATCCGAACACTGGAGTCGTCACCGTCAATGATACTTTAAAGGATAAG gaAAATCGGTCTTACTCGCTGTGGGTGACTGCTTTCGATGGTTCTTCAATCCCACAGAGAACAGAGGTCTTAGCTACAATAACAGATAATACTGGCTCAAGGCCAAACGTACCTCGTCCACCGCCATTCGCTCTACCTAGCTACCCAACCGTACCACTACCACCAAAGTTTACTAGAACTACGCACAGCACAACCAAAGCCGCAGAACCATTTATTGAAGAAGTAACAGTACCTGATATAACAACGACTACTACTTTGAAACCAACTGAAAAAGTTGAAAATGATCCGCATGAAGATAAAATGGTCGAATCTGATGAGACGAAACGTAACAGTTCAAAAATACCAGTTGTAGAAACTCCCATCAGGAATGACGTTCCATTAACAGTCATACCTCTTGTGGCAATCGGTGGACTGGTGGCAATTGTAGCTGgagttataatatttgtttggaAAAAGAACGGCGGAAAGAAGACAAAAACCGAAAAAGATGATATG AGCAAAGACTCAAGTGGCATCGTGCTCCAAGATTCACATGCCCTCAACATGTGGGATCGTCCTCGTGCATATTCAAATCGTTATGAATCATGGGACAATAACCATTTACAG ctCTCCGAAGAAACTACAATAAGTAAAGAAGAGCCTCGCGATGAATGGGAGTTCCCAAGGCATCGAATAAGGATATTCAATATTGTCGGCGAAGGCGCCTTCGGCCAAGTCTGGCGCGCTCAGGCTATTGATATTGATG GCAAGAAAGGCGAGCAGACAGTTGCCGTGAAAACGCTCAAAGAAAACGCATCGGAAAAAGAAAAAACTGATTTAATACAAGAATTAACTGTCATGAAGAATTTAGGAACGCATCCCAATGTCGTCAGACTTATAGGATGCTGTACGGAAAAG GAACCGACGTTCGTGATAATGGAGTTCGTCAGCCTGGGTAAGCTGCAGCAGTTCCTCCGTGACTCCAGGGCTGAGCGCCACTATGGAAACACGCACGGAGGCAGCCAGTTCCTCACATCACGGGACCTGACCCACTTTGCTTTTCAAGTTGCTAGAGGAATGGACTTCTTGAGCTCGAAAGGG ATAATACACAGAGATCTAGCGGCTCGAAACGTTCTCATCACGGAAGAGAGAACGTGTAAAGTGGCGGATTTCGGCTTCGCGAGGGACGTGGCCGGTACTCATGTTTATGAACGTAAGAGCGATGGACGCCTACCAATCAG atggaTGGCACCAGAATCTTTATACGATGATATCTTCAGTGTAAAGTCTGACATTTGGAGTTTCGGTGTACTACTCTGGGAAATCGTTACGCTTGGGTCGACACCTTACCCGGGATTATCAGCAGGAGATGTCATGAGAAAg GTAAGAGAAGGCCATCGCTTAGAAAAGCCGGAACACTGTCGTCGGGAACTCTACAATATTATGTACTACTGCTGGGAGGCGGAACCAACATCACGTCCGGACTTCAAGGAAGTAGTGGGCATGTTGGAACGGCTGCTCTGCACAGAAATGGACTATATCGAACTGGAACGCTTCCCCGATCACTCGTATTACAACGTACAGCATCTGGACGGAGAGAAACTATAA